The Oncorhynchus nerka isolate Pitt River linkage group LG24, Oner_Uvic_2.0, whole genome shotgun sequence genome has a window encoding:
- the nphs2 gene encoding podocin: MLLLITEIPRGMEKRPETASPRRTPRAGRVAKREHSRSPTSRGRHHKGTKTVRLPEEHEKREGPKRDTREAETNGEADKEIDRPVKSTSTVVDVDNVREKERGEENEEFMALLESEWQEEGVKPRSLGVCEWLLMVLALTLVILFFPISIWFCVKVVREHERAVIFRLGHLLRGRPRGPGLLFYLPLLDVFQKVDIRLKMLKVPAHTVVTKDLVSTELSAVCYYRIENVALCSTALSGVSAVLQALVQVADRDVLAHHDFTHILLDRKRIAQEIQVAIDSVACQWGIKVERAEIEDLSLPIELQQSLAAEAEAKRQAQIKVIAAEGERAACEALKASLDSLSGSPAAIHLRLLQLLHTLRTERPALVFTLPSDLLTLPRDPSPLILPAPAPILAPASPIPKGGETKEERNTDSPMM; encoded by the exons ATGCTTCTTCTCATCACAGAGATTCCAAGAGGGATGGAGAAACGTCCGGAGACAGCTTCCCCTCGCCGCACTCCGCGAGCAGGGAGGGTGGCTAAGAGAGAACATTCTAGGTCTCCGACTTCCAGGGGCCGCCATCACAAGGGCACCAAGACAGTGAGGCTCCCTGAGGAACACGAGAAGAGAGAGGGGCCAAAAAGGGATACCCGGGAGGCAGAGACCAACGGAGAGGCGGATAAAGAGATAGACAGGCCAGTCAAGTCCACGTCGACTGTTGTGGATGTGGAtaatgtgagagagaaagagaggggagaggagaacgaGGAGTTCATGGCGCTGCTAGAGAGTGAATGGCAGGAGGAAG GCGTGAAGCCGAGGAGTCTTGGAGTGTGTGAGTGGCTACTCATGGTGTTGGCTCTAACCCTGGTCATTCTGTTCTTTCCCATCTCCATCTGGTTCTGTGTGAAG GTTGTGAGGGAGCATGAAAGAGCTGTGATCTTCAGACTGGGTCACCTACTGCGAGGGAGACCCAGGGGACCAG GTCTACTTTTCTACCTCCCACTACTCGATGTTTTCCAGAAAGTGGACATCCGTCTAAAAATGCTCAAGGTCCCAGCTCACACG GTGGTGACCAAGGATCTGGTGAGCACGGAGCTGAGCGCGGTGTGTTACTACCGTATAGAGAATGTGGCTCTGTGCAGCACGGCCCTGTCGGGTGTGAGTGCCGTGCTGCAGGCCCTGGTACAGGTGGCAGACAGAGACGTTCTTGCCCACCACGACTTCACCCACATCCTGCTGGACAGGAAGAGGATCGCCCAGGAGATCCAG GTGGCTATCGATTCTGTAGCTTGTCAGTGGGGGATCAAGGTGGAGAGAGCAGAAAT AGAGGATCTTTCTCTCCCCATTGAGCTGCAGCAAAGCCTAGCGGCAGAGGCTGAGGCTAAGAGACAAGCCCAAATCAAG GTGAttgcagcagagggagagagggcagccTGCGAGGCTCTGAAGGCATCTCTGGACTCCCTCTCTGGTTCCCCGGCCGCCATCCACCTCCGCCTCCTCCAGCTGCTACACACCCTCCGCACCGAACGCCCAGCACTGGTCTTCACCCTCCCCTCGGACCTCCTCACCCTGCCCCGTGACCCCTCACCCTTAATCTTACCCGCCCCAGCTCCAATCCTGGCTCCAGCCAGTCCCATCCCAAAAGGAGGAGAAACCAAAGAGGAGCGGAACACTGACTCGCCGATGATGtag